AAGATTAGCCCTCGAAAAGATAAATACTTTAGAAGGTATTATTCCTATCTGTTCATACTGTAAAAATATCCGTAACGACGAAGGTTATTGGAAGAGAGTAGAGGAGTATTTCTCTGATGTTACAGAAGCGCAATTCTCCCATAGTCTTTGCCCTGATTGTGTTAAGAAATACTATCCTGATATAGCAAATAAAATTTTAAAAGAAGAAGAATAGGTTACAAGTTTTATTAATAATTATTAAAACTGTTCTACTATTTGTTTTATATCTTCAATTTTATTGATTGTAAAATGTTTATTATCATATTCTAATATCCCTTCTTTTTGACAATCATTTATTATTCTATTTAAACTTCGAATTGGTGTTGCTGTCTCGTTACATAACATTTTTTTTGTTACTGTATTAAGGGACCCTAACTTATAGTGGTAGTATAAACTGCTTAAAACCCTTTCTTTTATAGTCATAAGTGTTAGTTTTAACCTGATCTTTGATGTCTCAGCCAGCCTTTTAGTCAACTCTTCAATAATTAAGATTCCAAGTTCTGGTTCAATACGAATCCATTCTTTAAGTTTAACACCACTTAATTGGTATATTTTACAGTTAGTTTTAGCTTTGACTGTTAATGTTTTATAATCATTATTAAAAATTTCCATCTCCCCAAAATATGTAAAAGGCCCATATTCTCGAATGTTTACAATAGAGCCGTTATATCCCTGTTTATA
Above is a genomic segment from Thiospirochaeta perfilievii containing:
- a CDS encoding Crp/Fnr family transcriptional regulator, whose product is MDFKELFNRTPNIISNHFVEKNYKEDVFILDPNMKNDILYIILQGRVEIYKQGYNGSIVNIREYGPFTYFGEMEIFNNDYKTLTVKAKTNCKIYQLSGVKLKEWIRIEPELGILIIEELTKRLAETSKIRLKLTLMTIKERVLSSLYYHYKLGSLNTVTKKMLCNETATPIRSLNRIINDCQKEGILEYDNKHFTINKIEDIKQIVEQF